In Penaeus chinensis breed Huanghai No. 1 chromosome 40, ASM1920278v2, whole genome shotgun sequence, one genomic interval encodes:
- the LOC125047162 gene encoding carbohydrate sulfotransferase 11-like, with amino-acid sequence MTSAKRNCMAGIERLAAQTLEKKMPARKLVGLSVMTAAFLFIANVGIRKTATATGPRPVGARGGGLAEPLKLTNIFMTEVIPKSTVVLESNEMRNFKSRKGRPAVLQPSNAEELKNIDFSRYNSEDRSLLEARLPVLVRRARQVGEVCRSSRLPLRTHQPPRFLWDKTHSPSIVWCPIYKVASTTWLINFLRLAHFNENNTAIPSNVTKEEQDMLRLTHRYGASHHAAFAAFPSPGSPRAKARALRESVRVIIVRHPFTRILSAYRDKMTKLKPLPLKYRFRDLQKAIIAKYRSPKSTDNSTFPTFAEFVQYVIDSTEDLGTAKEWLKVKCWRPYWVHCSVCSTDYNIIMKLETMREDEQFLITLSSLSELKSQATWKHLRGNSSAQLADGFFAQLTRRQMAQLYRRYQQDFELFQYDIKDYLAKAKADDSQVS; translated from the exons ATGACGTCAGCAAAAAGAAACTGCATGGCCGGAATCGAAAGGCTAGCGGCGCAGACCCTGGAGAAAAAAATGCCTGCCAGAAAGCTCGTCGGTCTTTCGGTAATGACGGCGGCCTTCCTTTTCATTGCTAACGTGGGCATCAGGAAAACTGCTACGGCTACAGGCCCCCGTCCTGTCGGTGCCCGGGGCGGAGGCCTCGCGGAACCGCTGAAGCTCACGAATATATTCATGACTGAAGTGATCCCGAAAAGTACTGTAGTGCTGGAGTCTAATGAAATGAGGAACTTTAAATCACGTAAAGGTAGGCCAGCCGTTTTACAACCCTCGAATGCAGAGGAACTGAAGAACATTGATTTTTCCAGATATAATTCGGAG GACCGCTCACTCCTGGAGGCCCGTCTGCCCGTGCTCGTGCGCCGCGCCAGGCAAGTGGGAGAAGTGTGCCGCAGTAGCCGCCTGCCTCTGCGGACCCACCAACCGCCGCGATTCCTGTGGGATAAAACGCATTCGCCGAGCATTGTTTGGTGCCCCATATATAAG GTGGCTTCGACCACGTGGCTGATCAACTTCCTGCGTCTTGCGCACTTCAACGAGAACAACACCGCCATCCCCTCGAACGTCACGAAAGAGGAGCAAGACATGCTGAGGCTGACG CACAGGTACGGCGCCAGCCACCACGCCGCCTTCGCCGCCTTCCCGAGCCCCGGGTCGCCGCGCGCGAAGGCCAGGGCGCTGCGGGAGAGCGTCAGGGTCATCATAGTCAGGCATCCTTTCACCAG GATCCTCTCGGCTTACAGGGACAAGATGACCAAGCTAAAGCCGCTGCCCCTGAAGTATAGATTTCGCGACCTGCAGAAGGCCATCATCGCCAAGTATAGAAGCCCCAAATCCACGGACAATTCGACTTTCCCGACGTTTGCGGAATTCGTTCAATACGTGATTGACTCCACGGAGGACTTGGGTACTGCCAAGGAATGGCTAAAG GTAAAATGCTGGAGGCCGTACTGGGTGCACTGCAGCGTCTGTTCCACAGACTATAACATCATAATGAAGCTGGAGACCATGAGGGAGGACGAGCAGTTTCTCATCACGCTGTCCAGCCTCAGTGAACTTAAG aGTCAGGCGACCTGGAAGCACCTCCGGGGCAACTCTTCTGCGCAGCTGGCTGACGGCTTCTTCGCCCAGCTGACCCGGCGACAGATGGCGCAGCTGTACCGTCGCTACCAGCAGGACTTCGAGCTTTTCCAGTATGACATCAAGGACTATTTAGCAAAGGCTAAGGCAGATGATAGTCAAGTCAGCTAA
- the LOC125047163 gene encoding carbohydrate sulfotransferase 10-like → MYGRPPTESERARALRDSVRLIIVRHPFTRLLSAYRDKMAKRDPRPRKFKFEDLQAYIVARYRSSRSADDSPFPSFPEFAQYVIDSTGNFSSAADWKEHVRCWVPYWAHCGVCDYDYNIIMKLETMEDDQRFLIALSQLNELRTTTSWAHLNGVSSSQLAMQYYKELTRDQMLQLYKRYELDFKLFRYHIQDYLSVAKDA, encoded by the exons ATGTACGGGCGCCCCCCGACGGAGAGCGAGCGGGCCCGGGCGCTGCGAGACAGCGTCAGGCTGATCATCGTGAGGCATCCTTTCACCAG ACTCCTCTCTGCTTACCGCGACAAGATGGCCAAGCGCGACCCCCGCCCCAGGAAATTCAAGTTCGAGGACCTCCAGGCATACATCGTGGCCAGATACCGAAGTAGCCGCAGCGCTGACGATTCTCCCTTCCCGAGTTTTCCGGAATTCGCCCAGTACGTAATCGACTCCACGGGGAATTTCTCCAGCGCCGCCGACTGGAAGGAGCAC GTCAGGTGCTGGGTTCCTTACTGGGCGCACTGCGGCGTCTGTGACTACGACTACAACATCATCATGAAACTGGAAACCATGGAGGACGACCAGCGGTTCCTCATCGCGCTCTCGCAACTCAACGAGCTCAGA aCTACGACCAGCTGGGCCCATTTGAACGGCGTGTCTTCGTCTCAGCTGGCAATGCAGTATTACAAGGAGCTAACACGAGATCAGATGCTGCAACTTTACAAACGTTATGAACTTGACTTTAAACTCTTCCGATACCATATACAGGATTACCTGTCCGTTGCAAAGGATGCTTGA